In one window of Duganella dendranthematis DNA:
- a CDS encoding TolB family protein: MDRRKVLRLFGTAAVAAQLPMALVAKAAEMKKKGVMLMNRIAPSVSELYIANLDGGNERKLLAESAFDYNATLSPSGWLTFTSERRGDGQSDLYRARADGSGIEAMVATDSMEDAGVLSPDGKTLAFVSTANGYRANIWVRDMASGKLKQLTGIGQVQGKAGKPDGYFRPSWSPDGKWIALSSDRDTEWTGHDGGQGWEHTQELSIYLIRPDGSGLRQVVAKKGYCLGSPQWSPDGKRIVFYEMTVEATWGARRPNYIGKAYSQIVSVDVATGKDRIEHTSGTDLKLQPQYLSATEIGYLIKYGPNEGLAYTSQRAPLRQAMLRSPTWTPDGKSVIYEKVAFKPVRPLMKPLFSWDPDYDYRHVDVYPLMSRDGWIAYTDKQTGNSSIWIMRADGSDKRKVFESEGHGLDVSKVRMGLAGAFQPCWSPDGEWIAFGLGYWFAERNTMTAALWRVRRDGTGAEQLTDGTLHSGFPSYSHDGKELVYRVWSDKEKGLRILNLDTRKIRTLTDGLDNLPGWSPDGKRIVFTRRRAEDGNYDVYTIQPDGNGLFRATDHESSDGHAVWSADGRILWSGSQHGFRDEAALYEQTFQQYGQIYVMNADGSNKRILTDSKWEDSMPLYLPAN; this comes from the coding sequence ATGGATCGCAGAAAAGTCCTTCGCCTGTTTGGCACGGCCGCCGTGGCGGCGCAGCTGCCAATGGCCCTGGTTGCCAAGGCGGCGGAAATGAAGAAGAAAGGCGTGATGCTGATGAACCGCATCGCCCCCTCGGTGTCCGAACTGTACATCGCCAACCTCGACGGCGGCAATGAACGCAAGCTGCTGGCCGAGTCGGCCTTCGATTACAACGCCACGCTGTCGCCCAGCGGCTGGCTGACCTTTACCTCCGAACGGCGTGGCGACGGCCAGTCCGACCTGTACCGCGCGCGCGCCGACGGCAGCGGCATCGAAGCCATGGTCGCCACCGATTCGATGGAAGACGCCGGCGTGCTGTCGCCGGACGGCAAGACGCTGGCCTTCGTCTCCACCGCCAACGGCTACCGCGCCAACATCTGGGTGCGTGACATGGCCAGCGGCAAACTGAAGCAACTCACCGGCATCGGCCAGGTGCAGGGCAAGGCCGGCAAGCCGGATGGCTATTTCCGTCCCAGCTGGTCGCCGGACGGCAAGTGGATCGCGCTGTCGAGCGACCGCGATACCGAATGGACCGGCCACGACGGCGGCCAGGGCTGGGAGCACACGCAAGAGCTCAGCATCTACCTGATCCGCCCCGACGGCAGCGGCTTGCGCCAGGTGGTGGCGAAGAAGGGCTATTGCCTCGGTTCGCCGCAATGGTCGCCGGACGGCAAGCGCATCGTGTTCTACGAAATGACGGTGGAAGCCACCTGGGGTGCGCGCCGCCCTAACTACATCGGCAAGGCGTATTCGCAGATCGTCTCGGTGGACGTGGCGACCGGCAAGGACCGCATCGAGCACACCAGCGGCACCGATTTGAAATTGCAGCCGCAGTACCTGAGCGCCACCGAAATCGGCTACCTGATCAAGTACGGTCCGAACGAAGGCCTGGCCTACACCTCGCAGCGCGCGCCGCTCAGGCAGGCCATGTTGCGCTCGCCAACCTGGACGCCGGACGGCAAGTCGGTGATCTACGAAAAAGTCGCCTTCAAGCCGGTGCGGCCGCTGATGAAACCCTTGTTCAGCTGGGACCCGGACTACGATTATCGCCATGTCGACGTCTACCCGCTGATGTCGCGCGACGGCTGGATCGCCTACACCGACAAGCAGACCGGCAACAGCTCGATCTGGATCATGCGCGCCGACGGCTCGGACAAGCGCAAGGTGTTCGAATCCGAAGGCCATGGCCTGGATGTCAGCAAGGTGCGCATGGGCCTGGCCGGCGCCTTCCAGCCGTGCTGGTCGCCGGATGGCGAGTGGATCGCCTTCGGCCTCGGCTACTGGTTTGCCGAACGCAACACCATGACGGCCGCGCTGTGGCGGGTCCGCCGCGACGGCACCGGCGCCGAGCAACTGACCGACGGCACGCTGCACTCGGGCTTCCCCAGCTATTCGCACGACGGCAAGGAACTGGTATACCGGGTCTGGAGCGACAAGGAAAAGGGCTTGCGCATCCTCAACCTGGACACGCGCAAGATCCGCACCCTGACCGATGGCCTGGACAACCTGCCGGGCTGGTCGCCGGACGGCAAGCGCATCGTGTTCACCCGCCGCCGCGCCGAGGACGGCAACTACGACGTCTACACCATTCAGCCCGACGGCAACGGCCTGTTCCGTGCCACCGACCACGAATCGAGCGACGGCCACGCGGTCTGGTCGGCCGACGGCCGCATCCTGTGGAGCGGTTCGCAGCACGGCTTCCGCGACGAGGCGGCGCTGTACGAGCAAACCTTCCAGCAGTACGGCCAGATCTACGTGATGAACGCCGACGGCAGCAACAAGCGCATCCTGACCGACAGCAAGTGGGAAGATTCGATGCCGCTGTATTTGCCCGCCAATTAA
- a CDS encoding helix-turn-helix domain-containing protein, which translates to MTPVPRLRLYVEHHQDENWFVHVGHVANSGRWQIEPHTHPEYGQLIFVREGRGVITLEGQRLPFAGPCALLLPTDCVHGLDYEVDLDRWVVTIEVSYLAQINARLPELTQLWSGPRLVSLSYAPEVERESYQLIRRLEQEMLASAIGRAAALEALLTLLLLTLIRAMPNGQFEPCSANPANVRQAERFRELVNQHHGKNLRLHDYAALMALSVAQLRAACAAALGQSPTKIIHSRIVTEAKRSLIFSDLPVEQIAFRLGFDDAAYFTRFFRREVGQTPSQFRTSAKN; encoded by the coding sequence ATGACACCGGTCCCGCGACTGCGGCTGTACGTCGAACACCACCAGGATGAAAACTGGTTCGTGCACGTCGGCCACGTCGCCAATAGCGGCCGCTGGCAGATCGAACCCCATACGCATCCGGAATACGGCCAGCTGATCTTTGTGCGCGAGGGACGCGGCGTCATCACGCTCGAAGGCCAGCGCCTGCCGTTCGCCGGCCCCTGCGCGCTGCTGCTGCCGACCGACTGCGTGCACGGCCTCGACTACGAGGTCGACCTGGACCGCTGGGTGGTCACCATCGAAGTCAGCTACCTGGCGCAGATCAACGCCCGCCTGCCGGAGTTGACCCAACTGTGGTCCGGCCCGCGCCTGGTGTCGCTGTCCTATGCGCCGGAGGTGGAGCGCGAGTCCTATCAATTGATACGCCGGCTGGAGCAGGAAATGCTGGCCAGCGCCATCGGCCGCGCGGCCGCGCTGGAAGCGCTGCTGACCTTGCTACTGTTGACGCTGATCCGCGCCATGCCCAACGGCCAGTTCGAACCCTGCAGCGCCAACCCGGCCAATGTGCGCCAGGCCGAACGCTTCCGCGAGCTGGTGAATCAACATCATGGGAAGAACCTGCGGCTGCATGACTATGCCGCGCTGATGGCGCTATCGGTGGCGCAGTTGCGCGCCGCTTGTGCTGCGGCGCTGGGACAGAGTCCGACCAAAATCATTCATTCGCGGATCGTCACCGAAGCCAAGCGCAGCCTGATCTTCAGCGATCTGCCGGTGGAGCAGATCGCCTTCCGGCTGGGCTTTGACGACGCCGCCTATTTCACCCGCTTCTTCCGCCGCGAAGTCGGGCAGACACCCAGCCAGTTCCGCACCAGCGCCAAGAATTAA
- a CDS encoding efflux RND transporter permease subunit produces the protein MNTKPHDHAPFDPHSGNRLERLVFGYRKALLAFCLLVTVLLGWQASHIVPNASFDGMLPMNHPYLQNYLAERKKLVSQANSLRIVVEHKGNGSILDPHYLDTLRHLNDDVFLLPGVVRGQLKSLWTPSTRWTAVTEHGFEGGTVIPDDYDGSAAALARVRLNIERSGEVGQLVARDFQSSALLVPLAERDENGKELDYAALSQALEQLRARYHSDSIELHITGFAKVAGDLLDGLTQVLAFFGLAAAIVTAIVYWYTRCIRSTLLVVTCSLVAVVWQLGLLPLLGYTLDPYAVLVPFLVFAIGMSHGAQKMNGIMQDIGRGMDRLVAARFTFRRLFMAGFTALACDAVGFAVLMMLDIQAIRRLAVTASLGVAILVITNLILLPVLLSYTGVSARAARRAARADQQIGDGRTLWTFLCKFTEPRWAVATIGVAVALGGYGLYASRLLQVGDLDAGAPELRPQSRYNLDNSYLTQHYSTSSDVLVIMVRTPVQGAMKLSVLERVDDLEWRLRQMDGVETTQSVASLARQTAVGMNEGNPRWYELQPNQAALNTASSRAPRSLVNADFSLLQLQVYLTDHKAATLRRVSAAVEAFAKENDGPDAQFLLAAGNAGFEAATNAVVEKSNHEMLLLVYAAVLVLAYVTFRDWRAVACAILPLMLTSILAEALMVWLNIGLKVATLPVVALGVGIGIDYALYVLSIMLQQMRLGLPLAPAYHCALLFTGRVVMLTGVTLALGVATWALSPIKFQADMGVLLAFMFIVNMIGALVLLPALARFLLKPPAQQVQAEQAAPAPPLKRAASSI, from the coding sequence ATGAATACCAAGCCTCACGACCACGCTCCCTTCGATCCCCACTCCGGCAACCGCCTGGAACGCCTCGTCTTCGGCTACCGCAAAGCCTTGCTGGCGTTCTGCCTGCTGGTCACCGTGCTGCTCGGCTGGCAGGCCAGCCACATCGTCCCCAACGCCAGCTTCGACGGCATGCTGCCGATGAACCACCCCTACCTGCAAAACTACCTGGCCGAGCGCAAGAAGCTGGTCTCGCAAGCCAACAGCCTGCGCATCGTGGTCGAGCACAAAGGCAACGGCAGCATCCTCGACCCGCATTACCTCGATACCCTGCGCCACCTCAACGACGACGTTTTCCTGCTGCCCGGCGTGGTGCGCGGCCAACTGAAATCGCTGTGGACGCCATCGACGCGCTGGACCGCCGTCACCGAGCACGGCTTTGAAGGCGGCACCGTCATCCCCGACGATTACGACGGCTCCGCCGCCGCGCTGGCCCGCGTGCGCCTCAATATCGAACGCTCCGGCGAGGTCGGCCAGCTGGTGGCGCGCGACTTCCAGTCCAGCGCGCTGCTGGTGCCGCTGGCCGAACGCGACGAGAACGGCAAGGAGCTCGACTACGCCGCGCTGTCGCAAGCGCTGGAACAGCTGCGCGCCAGATACCATTCCGACAGCATCGAACTGCACATTACCGGCTTCGCCAAAGTCGCCGGCGACCTGCTCGACGGCCTGACCCAGGTGCTGGCCTTCTTCGGCCTGGCCGCCGCCATCGTCACCGCCATCGTCTACTGGTACACCCGCTGCATCCGCAGCACCCTGCTGGTGGTGACCTGCTCGCTGGTGGCGGTGGTCTGGCAACTCGGCCTGCTGCCGCTGCTGGGCTACACGCTCGACCCGTACGCGGTACTGGTGCCGTTCCTGGTGTTCGCCATCGGCATGAGCCACGGCGCGCAAAAGATGAACGGTATCATGCAGGACATCGGCCGCGGCATGGACCGGCTGGTGGCGGCCCGCTTCACTTTCCGCCGCCTGTTCATGGCCGGTTTCACCGCGCTGGCCTGCGACGCGGTCGGCTTCGCCGTGCTGATGATGCTCGATATCCAGGCCATCCGCCGCCTGGCCGTCACCGCCAGCCTGGGCGTGGCCATCCTTGTTATCACCAACCTGATCCTGCTGCCGGTGCTGCTCAGCTACACCGGCGTCAGCGCCAGGGCGGCCCGCCGCGCCGCCCGCGCCGACCAGCAGATCGGCGATGGCCGCACGCTGTGGACTTTCCTATGCAAATTTACCGAACCACGCTGGGCCGTCGCCACCATCGGCGTCGCCGTCGCCCTAGGCGGCTACGGCCTGTACGCCAGCCGCCTGCTGCAAGTGGGCGACCTCGACGCCGGCGCGCCGGAGCTGCGGCCGCAATCACGCTACAACCTCGACAACAGCTACCTCACCCAGCACTACAGCACCAGCAGCGACGTGCTGGTGATCATGGTGCGCACGCCGGTGCAAGGGGCGATGAAGCTGTCGGTGCTGGAGCGGGTCGACGATCTGGAGTGGCGGCTGCGGCAGATGGACGGCGTGGAAACCACGCAGTCGGTGGCCTCGCTGGCGCGCCAGACGGCGGTCGGCATGAACGAAGGCAACCCGCGCTGGTACGAGCTGCAACCGAATCAGGCCGCGCTCAACACCGCCAGCTCTCGTGCGCCGCGCAGCCTGGTCAACGCGGACTTTTCGCTGTTGCAGTTGCAGGTCTACCTGACCGACCACAAGGCCGCCACGCTGCGCCGCGTCAGCGCCGCGGTGGAAGCCTTCGCCAAGGAGAACGATGGTCCCGATGCGCAATTCCTGCTGGCCGCTGGCAACGCCGGCTTTGAAGCGGCCACCAACGCCGTGGTGGAGAAGTCCAATCACGAAATGCTGTTGCTGGTGTACGCCGCCGTGCTGGTGCTGGCCTACGTGACCTTCCGCGACTGGCGCGCGGTGGCCTGCGCCATCCTGCCGCTGATGCTGACCTCGATACTGGCGGAAGCGCTGATGGTGTGGCTCAACATCGGCCTCAAGGTGGCGACGTTGCCGGTGGTGGCGCTCGGCGTCGGCATCGGCATCGATTACGCGCTGTACGTGCTGAGCATCATGCTGCAGCAGATGCGGCTCGGCCTGCCGCTGGCGCCGGCCTATCACTGCGCGCTGCTGTTCACCGGCCGCGTGGTGATGCTGACCGGCGTGACGCTGGCGCTCGGCGTGGCGACCTGGGCGCTGTCGCCGATCAAGTTCCAGGCGGATATGGGCGTGCTGCTGGCCTTCATGTTCATCGTCAATATGATCGGTGCGCTGGTGCTGCTGCCGGCGCTGGCGCGCTTTCTGCTCAAGCCGCCGGCGCAGCAAGTGCAGGCAGAACAGGCCGCGCCGGCGCCGCCATTGAAACGCGCCGCGTCATCGATATGA
- a CDS encoding WD40/YVTN/BNR-like repeat-containing protein translates to MKPLRIMLRRHAAIVLAALAALAADALLVGAEAALPVAAAASILPASAGAADSVAKLPAALGRPALKVARPELANLLAIARSGNRLVAAGERGLIIYSDDSGQHWTQAQVPVSVSLTALRFASQRDGWAVGNMGIVLHSTDGGASWQRVFDGQQAAALAEQAAQQAWDAVKPDPNNADHPLNLLLADARRLVDEGADKPFLDLRLHADGSLLVVGAYGLAYTTSDGGKTWQAQMKNLPNPNGATYYGIAERQQEQYLFGEQGVLLRADTPDAAFAAQTSPASGSLFGGLATRQGTLMLFGLRGKVYRSAQPGVPWTEVQTPVDAALITGLQLADDTVLLLGSAGQIVASKDQGQSFINLGLKTRFPFTGAAVAPDGTLIVTGTRGLLRLPAASLTAAVPATSSKAAQP, encoded by the coding sequence ATGAAGCCGCTTCGCATCATGCTGCGGCGCCACGCCGCAATCGTGCTGGCGGCCCTGGCCGCCCTCGCCGCCGACGCCCTGCTGGTCGGCGCCGAAGCGGCGTTGCCTGTCGCCGCTGCGGCTAGCATCTTGCCCGCCAGCGCCGGCGCGGCCGACTCGGTGGCGAAATTACCGGCGGCGCTGGGGCGGCCGGCGCTGAAGGTGGCGCGACCGGAGCTGGCCAACCTGCTGGCGATCGCGCGCAGCGGCAACCGCCTGGTGGCAGCCGGTGAGCGCGGCCTCATCATCTACTCCGACGACTCCGGCCAACACTGGACACAGGCGCAAGTGCCGGTCAGCGTCTCACTGACCGCCCTGCGCTTCGCCAGCCAGCGTGACGGCTGGGCGGTCGGCAACATGGGCATCGTCCTGCACAGCACCGACGGCGGCGCCAGCTGGCAGCGCGTGTTCGACGGCCAGCAAGCCGCCGCGCTGGCCGAACAAGCCGCCCAGCAAGCCTGGGACGCCGTCAAGCCCGATCCCAACAACGCCGACCATCCATTGAACCTGCTACTGGCAGACGCCCGGCGTCTGGTCGACGAAGGCGCCGACAAGCCCTTCCTCGACCTGCGCCTGCACGCCGACGGCTCGCTGCTGGTCGTCGGCGCCTATGGCCTGGCCTACACCACCAGTGACGGCGGCAAAACCTGGCAGGCGCAAATGAAGAACCTGCCGAATCCCAACGGCGCCACCTACTACGGCATCGCCGAACGCCAGCAGGAGCAATACCTGTTTGGCGAACAAGGCGTATTGCTGCGCGCTGATACGCCGGACGCCGCATTCGCCGCCCAAACCTCGCCCGCCAGCGGCAGCCTGTTCGGCGGCCTGGCGACCAGGCAAGGCACGCTGATGCTGTTTGGCCTGCGCGGGAAAGTCTACCGCAGCGCCCAGCCCGGCGTACCGTGGACCGAAGTGCAGACACCGGTTGACGCCGCGCTGATCACCGGCCTGCAGCTAGCCGACGACACCGTGCTGCTGCTCGGCTCCGCCGGCCAGATCGTCGCCAGCAAGGATCAGGGCCAGAGCTTCATCAACCTGGGGCTGAAGACGCGCTTCCCGTTCACCGGTGCCGCTGTCGCTCCGGACGGCACGCTGATCGTCACCGGCACCCGCGGCCTGCTGCGCCTGCCCGCCGCCAGCCTGACCGCCGCCGTCCCGGCCACCTCTTCTAAAGCTGCACAGCCATGA
- a CDS encoding MFS transporter — MSILFALPAALRRYLVARFLGVFGNNMIAVALGWQIYDLTGSAWYLGLVGLVQFLPALALTVPSGLLVDRADRNHVFAASLALQCVAAATLAWGSTAGWVGPQAILAVCVLIGVARSLQMPAQQALIPALVPVRELPQALAVNASINKLAMVAGPALGGVLYVGGPGVAYGVCAAMFLLSVGLALRVKAPSPPRSQETMSWGAMFAGFVFIRHNPAVLGAMSLDLFATLLGGGTALLPIYARDILHTGAWGLGLLRAAPAVGGLLMTALMTRWPMEHHIGRRMYAAVFIYGLTTMVFSVCTSLPAALLVLAVMGAADIVSTVLRHSVVQVETDDALRGRVGAVHATSISASNQLGQFRAGVAAEWWGPVGAVLVGGAATLLITALWMRWFPALLQRDRLFRPTIPVHLGAKQ, encoded by the coding sequence ATGAGCATTCTTTTCGCGCTGCCCGCCGCCTTGCGGCGCTACCTGGTCGCCCGCTTTCTCGGCGTCTTCGGCAATAACATGATCGCCGTCGCGCTGGGCTGGCAAATCTACGACCTGACCGGCAGCGCCTGGTACCTGGGGCTGGTGGGACTGGTGCAGTTCCTGCCGGCGCTGGCGCTGACGGTGCCGTCCGGCCTGCTGGTCGATCGCGCCGACCGCAACCATGTGTTCGCCGCCAGCCTGGCCTTGCAGTGCGTGGCGGCGGCCACGCTGGCGTGGGGCAGCACGGCCGGCTGGGTCGGGCCGCAGGCGATTCTGGCGGTGTGCGTGCTGATCGGCGTGGCGCGCTCGCTACAGATGCCGGCGCAGCAGGCGCTGATTCCGGCGCTGGTGCCGGTGCGCGAGTTGCCGCAGGCGCTGGCCGTCAACGCCTCGATTAACAAGCTGGCGATGGTGGCCGGACCGGCGCTGGGCGGCGTGCTGTATGTCGGCGGCCCCGGCGTGGCGTATGGCGTGTGCGCGGCCATGTTCCTGCTCTCGGTCGGGCTGGCGCTGCGGGTGAAGGCGCCGTCGCCGCCGCGCTCGCAGGAGACGATGAGCTGGGGCGCGATGTTTGCCGGCTTCGTCTTCATTCGCCACAATCCGGCCGTGCTGGGCGCCATGTCGCTCGACCTGTTTGCCACGCTGCTGGGCGGCGGCACGGCGCTGCTGCCGATCTACGCGCGCGACATCCTGCACACCGGCGCCTGGGGCCTGGGTCTGCTGCGCGCGGCGCCGGCCGTCGGCGGCCTGCTGATGACAGCGTTGATGACGCGCTGGCCGATGGAGCATCACATCGGCCGCCGCATGTACGCCGCGGTATTCATCTACGGCCTGACGACGATGGTGTTTTCCGTCTGCACCAGCCTGCCCGCAGCGCTGCTGGTGTTGGCCGTGATGGGTGCGGCCGATATCGTCAGCACCGTGCTGCGCCATTCGGTGGTGCAGGTGGAAACCGATGACGCGCTGCGCGGCCGCGTCGGCGCGGTGCATGCGACCAGCATTTCCGCCAGCAACCAGCTGGGCCAGTTCCGCGCCGGCGTTGCGGCGGAATGGTGGGGGCCGGTCGGCGCGGTGCTGGTGGGCGGCGCGGCGACACTGCTGATTACCGCACTGTGGATGCGCTGGTTCCCGGCGCTGCTGCAGCGCGACCGGCTATTCCGGCCGACCATTCCTGTTCACCTTGGAGCGAAACAATGA